In Gambusia affinis linkage group LG08, SWU_Gaff_1.0, whole genome shotgun sequence, a single window of DNA contains:
- the blm gene encoding Bloom syndrome protein homolog isoform X3, which yields MSSLPQNNLEEQLARHNNAAHSKLSLAKPKTGAFSFKKKSSSGTTKVEYPTKLERTQKSKINNFFSPSTNSKSNFSLAGNSTSACQAPPADTGGKVIAAPAKPNNQSSCGGKEISSTGLDLSDLPVDDWDDFEDFETPTKTKNDSLCSEKSARVTKTVSSSDEEFPEFTGKQSHGHLKSDLSKKNREQSCTEKEEPEPGVDKTTVSLEPNLVDGPSDDEVEDTPVKRTRRRCPPPHVTSVLSDSDEEISTISEPLKDKTDEKAKWIDPKVIKPKDNSEPEEDVDYIPPSPPPDETFYRPSPAETRRTHSGIGQSRDKPFQSNSPATTLLEPSNHLSSDKTKEQLFSIMESICSLVDSIPEHELIALTCGNELLLKRAHRKRILACGVDSLRMPQPDSTVISDTSYKETFSSYSASSLTSPSSSLSLGTKKPLNSQRLSVISVDYDSDYLDSARLKPWNKRESSICDSPSAQSFTKPHFSLSEKTSSDVNDSDLFFSAKKSEDEQLKSKTPTLAITTDFEADDFDVDDFDIDDFNDSDIPDYFDEPPTSSTFSENPNTTCAAVTKGGPNKSSWDKKPVTPVSAPKPQKIYSPEPNFKNPAHDVFRGFNFPHSQEMMKIFHKRFGLHQFRFNQLEAINASLLGEDAFVLMPTGGGKSLCYQLPACLSPGVTVVVSPLKSLIVDQVQKLTALDIPATSLSGDKSDSEAGRIYMQLSRKDPIIKLLYVTPEKVSASNRLISALQNLYERGLLARIVIDEAHCVSQWGHDFRPDYKKLHELRQKFPNIPMMALTATATPRVQKDILNQLNMSKPQVFTMSFNRTNLKYAVLPKKPKKVDEDCISWIKKHYPRDSGIVYCLSRNDCDALAESLKRAGIQALSYHAGLSDGDREYVQSKWINQDGCQVICATIAFGMGIDKPDVRYVIHASLPKSMEGYYQESGRAGRDGEISHCILFYSYTDVHRIKRIISMDREGDKHTKTTHFNNLHSMVHFCENVMECRRIQLLAYFGELKFNRNFCKDHPDVTCDNCAKPNEYKLRKVTDDVKKIVRFVQENCEKVGARFGKTPQQNRLTLNMLVDIFMGTKSAKIQTGMFGMGSAYSRHNADRLFKKLVLDNVLVEDLYITNNGQAVSYISAGPKAMNILSGHMEVQFYETESASSIRKQRAAVKSISKREEMVQNCLKELIDLCKQLGKAFGLHYYNIFSTATLKKISEKLSSDPEALLQIDGVTEDKLEKYGAEVIKVLQKYSEWQLPVDEQTESAGNGWIDTRRSEDDDIESSTYFSNQSAQGQKRKKAPFFKYSKKMKAYGNQGYSSKGRGYSYNKSSSGSRGGSQSSGRGSTSSAAGKRLGFLSAPTPQSNQRPFLKPTYSHMS from the exons ATGTCCAGTCTGCCTCAAAATAACCTGGAGGAACAGCTGGCGAGGCACAACAACGCTGCTCACAGCAAGCTGTCTCTGGCTAAACCTAAAACGGG GGCTTTCtcattcaaaaaaaaatcttcatcagGTACAACTAAAGTGGAGTACCCAACAAAG CTTGAAAGGACTCAGAAGTCCAAAATCAACAACTTCTTCTCTCCAAGTACAAATTCCAAGTCCAATTTCAGCCTAGCAGGTAACTCCACTTCAGCATGTCAGGCACCCCCAGCAGATACTGGCGGTAAGGTGATTGCTGCTCCTGCTAAACCCAACAATCAGTCCTCCTGTGGTGGGAAAGAAATCAGCTCCACAGGATTAGATTTATCTGATTTACCTGTTGATGACTGGGATGATTTTGAAGACTTTGAAACAcctaccaaaacaaaaaatgactccCTCTGCTCAGAGAAATCAGCACGGGTCACCAAGACAGTGTCATCCTCAGATGAAGAATTTCCAGAGTTCACTGGAAAACAAAGCCATGGACatttaaagtcagatttaagCAAGAAGAACAGAGAACAATCTTGTACGGAGAAAGAAGAACCGGAACCCGGTGTTGATAAAACAACAGTCTCATTAGAACCTAATTTAGTTGATGGACCTTCAGACGATGAAGTAGAAGATACTCCTGTTAAAAGGACCAGAAGGCGCTGTCCTCCTCCACATGTGACATCTGTGTTGAGTGATAGCGATGAGGAGATCAGCACCATATCTGAAcctttaaaagataaaacag ATGAAAAGGCAAAATGGATTGATCCCAAAGTGATCAAGCCAAAAGACAACTCTGAACCTGAGGAAGACGTGGATTACAttcctccttcacctcctcctgaTGAGACTTTTTATAGGCCTTCTCCAGCAGAGACAAG aAGAACTCACTCAGGCATTGGACAGAGCAGAGACAAACCTTTCCAATCAAACAGCCCTGCCACAACTCTGCTTGAACCTTCTAATCACCTCTCTAGTGACAAAACAA AGGAACAACTCTTCAGCATTATGGAGTCCATCTGTTCTCTGGTTGATTCCATCCCCGAACATGAACTGATCGCCTTGACCTGTGGGAATGAACTTCTGCTAAAGAGGGCCCACAG GAAAAGGATTCTTGCTTGTGGGGTTGATTCTTTGCGTATGCCGCAGCCGGACAGCACAGTGATTTCTGACACCAGCTACAAAGAAACGTTTTCCAGTTATAGTGCATCTAGTTTGACGTCCCCCAGTAGTTCTCTTTCTTTGGGCACTAAGAAACCTCTGAATTCCCAAAGATTGTCAGTAATCTCTGTGGACTATGACTCTGATTATTTGGACAGTGCCAGGTTAAAGCCCTGGAATAAGAGGGAAAGCAGTATTTGCGACTCTCCATCAGCCCAAAGTTTCACAAAACCACATTTTAGTCTCTCAGAGAAAACAAGCTCTGATGTTAATGATTCTGATCTTTTCTTCTCTGCCAAGAAATCGGAAGATGAGCAACTCAAATCCAAAACCCCAACTCTTGCAATCACCACAGACTTTGAAGCAGATGACTTTGATGTTGACGATTTTGATATAGATGACTTTAATGATTCTGACATCCCTGATTACTTTGATGAACCTCCAACTTCGTCTACGTTCAGTGAAAACCCAAACACTACATGTGCTGCTGTGACAAAAGGAGGACCAAACAAGTCGTCATGGGACAAGAAACCAGTGACTCCTGTTTCTGCTCCAAAACCTCAGAAGATTTATTCACCAG AGCCCAACTTCAAAAACCCAGCTCACGATGTCTTCCGAGGCTTTAACTTCCCTCATTCGCAGGAGATGATGAAGATTTTTCACAAACGATTTGGACTCCATCAGTTCAGATTTAATCAGCTGGAAGCGATTAATGCCAGTTTGCTGGGAGaagatgcatttgttttgatgCCAACAG GAGGGGGTAAAAGTTTGTGCTATCAGCTGCCTGCCTGTCTCTCACCTGGAGTGACTGTTGTTGTTTCTCCGCTTAAGTCGCTTATTGTTGACCAGGTCCAGAAACTCACTGCTCTAGAT ATTCCAGCAACAAGTCTGTCAGGTGATAAAAGTGACAGTGAGGCAGGAAGGATTTATATGCAGCTCTCCCGCAAAGACCCGATCATTAAACTGCTGTATGTCACACCTGAAAAG gTGAGTGCAAGCAACAGGTTGATCTCTGCTCTGCAGAACCTGTATGAGCGAGGCCTTCTAGCCCGCATTGTCATCGATGAGGCACATTGTGTCAGTCAG TGGGGTCATGATTTTCGTCCAGACTACAAGAAGTTGCATGAACTGCGTCAGAAGTTTCCCAACATACCAATGATGGCCTTGACAGCTACCGCCACCCCCCGTGTGCAGAAAGACATCCTCAACCAGCTAAACATGAGTAAACCACAAGT atttaccATGAGTTTCAACAGAACAAACCTCAAGTACGCTGTTTTGCCCAAGAAACCCAAAAAGGTGGACGAGGACTGCATCAGCTGGATCAAGAAGCACTACCCAC GAGACTCTGGCATTGTATACTGCCTGTCTCGTAATGACTGTGATGCCCTGGCAGAGAGTCTGAAGAGAGCAGGGATACAGGCACTGTCGTATCATGCTGGACTGAGCGATGGCGACAGAGAATATGTGCAGAGCAAATGGATCAATCAGGACGGTTGCCAG GTCATTTGTGCCACTATAGCCTTTGGTATGGGTATAGACAAACCTGATGTGCGCTACGTGATCCACGCCAGTCTGCCTAAATCAATGGAGGGTTACTACCAGGAGTCCGGAAGAGCCGGCAGAGATGGAGAGATCTCCCACTGCATTCTATTTTATTCCTATACTGATGTCCACCGCATCAAAAGGATCATTAGCA TGGACCGAGAAGGCGACAAACACACCAAGACGACTCATTTCAACAACCTCCACAGCATGGTGCACTTCTGTGAGAACGTGATGGAGTGCAGAAGGATTCAACTTCTTGCCTACTTTGGAGAGCTGAAGTTCAACAGAAACTTCTGTAAAGACCATCCGGACGTCACCTGTGATAACTGCGCCAAACCCAAT GAATATAAATTGAGGAAGGTGACAGATGATGTGAAGAAGATTGTGAGGTTTGTCCAGGAGAACTGTGAGAAAGTTGGAGCAAGGTTTGGAAAGACACCCCAGCAAAACCGACTGACACTAAACATGCTCGTGGACATATTTATGG GGACTAAATCTGCCAAAATACAAACAGGAATGTTTGGGATGGGATCTGCTTACTCTCGCCACAATGCAGACCGTCTCTTCAAGAAACTGGTTTTAGATAACGTTCTGGTCGAGGATCTCTACATCACCAACAATGGCCAAGCGGTGTCTTACATTTCTGCTGGACCAAAAGCAATGAACATACTGTCTGGTCACATGGAG GTGCAGTTCTATGAGACAGAGAGCGCGTCTAGCATCAGGAAGCAGAGAGCTGCTGTGAAGAGCATCTCCAAGAGAGAGGAAATGGTTCAGAAttgtctgaaggagctgatagATCTGTGCAAGCAACTGGGCAAAGCGTTTGGCCTTCACTATTACAATATCTTCTCCACTGCCACCTTGAAGAAGATATCTG AGAAACTTTCTTCCGATCCGGAGGCTCTTTTACAAATTGATGGAGTGACGGAGGACAAACTGGAGAAGTATGGAGCAGAAGTCATTAAGGTTCTTCAGAAATACTCTGAATGGCAGCTACCTG TGGATGAGCAGACTGAAAGTGCTGGAAATGGCTGGATAGACACAAGACGCTCAGAAGATGACGATATAGAGTCCTCTACCTATTTCAGCAACCAGTCTGCTCAGggacaaaagaggaagaaagctCCGTTCTTCAAGTATTCTAAGAAGATGAAAGCATACGGCAACCAAGGCTATTCCTCTAAAGG TCGTGGCTATAGCTACAATAAATCGTCCTCCGGCTCCAGGGGTGGCTCCCAGAGTTCGGGTCGGGGGTCTACAAGTTCTGCAGCAGGCAAAAGACTAGGATTCCTGTCTGCCCCAACGCCTCAAAGCAACCAGCGGCCATTTTTAAAGCCAACCTACTCTCACATGAGCTAA
- the blm gene encoding Bloom syndrome protein homolog isoform X2, with the protein MSSLPQNNLEEQLARHNNAAHSKLSLAKPKTGAFSFKKKSSSGTTKVEYPTKVNSPNILANRNVNVQGNSLVTKSSLTFSNKLERTQKSKINNFFSPSTNSKSNFSLAGNSTSACQAPPADTGGKVIAAPAKPNNQSSCGGKEISSTGLDLSDLPVDDWDDFEDFETPTKTKNDSLCSEKSARVTKTVSSSDEEFPEFTGKQSHGHLKSDLSKKNREQSCTEKEEPEPGVDKTTVSLEPNLVDGPSDDEVEDTPVKRTRRRCPPPHVTSVLSDSDEEISTISEPLKDKTDEKAKWIDPKVIKPKDNSEPEEDVDYIPPSPPPDETFYRPSPAETRTHSGIGQSRDKPFQSNSPATTLLEPSNHLSSDKTKEQLFSIMESICSLVDSIPEHELIALTCGNELLLKRAHRKRILACGVDSLRMPQPDSTVISDTSYKETFSSYSASSLTSPSSSLSLGTKKPLNSQRLSVISVDYDSDYLDSARLKPWNKRESSICDSPSAQSFTKPHFSLSEKTSSDVNDSDLFFSAKKSEDEQLKSKTPTLAITTDFEADDFDVDDFDIDDFNDSDIPDYFDEPPTSSTFSENPNTTCAAVTKGGPNKSSWDKKPVTPVSAPKPQKIYSPEPNFKNPAHDVFRGFNFPHSQEMMKIFHKRFGLHQFRFNQLEAINASLLGEDAFVLMPTGGGKSLCYQLPACLSPGVTVVVSPLKSLIVDQVQKLTALDIPATSLSGDKSDSEAGRIYMQLSRKDPIIKLLYVTPEKVSASNRLISALQNLYERGLLARIVIDEAHCVSQWGHDFRPDYKKLHELRQKFPNIPMMALTATATPRVQKDILNQLNMSKPQVFTMSFNRTNLKYAVLPKKPKKVDEDCISWIKKHYPRDSGIVYCLSRNDCDALAESLKRAGIQALSYHAGLSDGDREYVQSKWINQDGCQVICATIAFGMGIDKPDVRYVIHASLPKSMEGYYQESGRAGRDGEISHCILFYSYTDVHRIKRIISMDREGDKHTKTTHFNNLHSMVHFCENVMECRRIQLLAYFGELKFNRNFCKDHPDVTCDNCAKPNEYKLRKVTDDVKKIVRFVQENCEKVGARFGKTPQQNRLTLNMLVDIFMGTKSAKIQTGMFGMGSAYSRHNADRLFKKLVLDNVLVEDLYITNNGQAVSYISAGPKAMNILSGHMEVQFYETESASSIRKQRAAVKSISKREEMVQNCLKELIDLCKQLGKAFGLHYYNIFSTATLKKISEKLSSDPEALLQIDGVTEDKLEKYGAEVIKVLQKYSEWQLPVDEQTESAGNGWIDTRRSEDDDIESSTYFSNQSAQGQKRKKAPFFKYSKKMKAYGNQGYSSKGRGYSYNKSSSGSRGGSQSSGRGSTSSAAGKRLGFLSAPTPQSNQRPFLKPTYSHMS; encoded by the exons ATGTCCAGTCTGCCTCAAAATAACCTGGAGGAACAGCTGGCGAGGCACAACAACGCTGCTCACAGCAAGCTGTCTCTGGCTAAACCTAAAACGGG GGCTTTCtcattcaaaaaaaaatcttcatcagGTACAACTAAAGTGGAGTACCCAACAAAGGTAAACAGTCCAAACATTTTGGCAAACAGGAATGTGAATGTGCAGGGGAACAGTTTGGTGACTAAAtcttctttaacattttcaaacaagCTTGAAAGGACTCAGAAGTCCAAAATCAACAACTTCTTCTCTCCAAGTACAAATTCCAAGTCCAATTTCAGCCTAGCAGGTAACTCCACTTCAGCATGTCAGGCACCCCCAGCAGATACTGGCGGTAAGGTGATTGCTGCTCCTGCTAAACCCAACAATCAGTCCTCCTGTGGTGGGAAAGAAATCAGCTCCACAGGATTAGATTTATCTGATTTACCTGTTGATGACTGGGATGATTTTGAAGACTTTGAAACAcctaccaaaacaaaaaatgactccCTCTGCTCAGAGAAATCAGCACGGGTCACCAAGACAGTGTCATCCTCAGATGAAGAATTTCCAGAGTTCACTGGAAAACAAAGCCATGGACatttaaagtcagatttaagCAAGAAGAACAGAGAACAATCTTGTACGGAGAAAGAAGAACCGGAACCCGGTGTTGATAAAACAACAGTCTCATTAGAACCTAATTTAGTTGATGGACCTTCAGACGATGAAGTAGAAGATACTCCTGTTAAAAGGACCAGAAGGCGCTGTCCTCCTCCACATGTGACATCTGTGTTGAGTGATAGCGATGAGGAGATCAGCACCATATCTGAAcctttaaaagataaaacag ATGAAAAGGCAAAATGGATTGATCCCAAAGTGATCAAGCCAAAAGACAACTCTGAACCTGAGGAAGACGTGGATTACAttcctccttcacctcctcctgaTGAGACTTTTTATAGGCCTTCTCCAGCAGAGACAAG AACTCACTCAGGCATTGGACAGAGCAGAGACAAACCTTTCCAATCAAACAGCCCTGCCACAACTCTGCTTGAACCTTCTAATCACCTCTCTAGTGACAAAACAA AGGAACAACTCTTCAGCATTATGGAGTCCATCTGTTCTCTGGTTGATTCCATCCCCGAACATGAACTGATCGCCTTGACCTGTGGGAATGAACTTCTGCTAAAGAGGGCCCACAG GAAAAGGATTCTTGCTTGTGGGGTTGATTCTTTGCGTATGCCGCAGCCGGACAGCACAGTGATTTCTGACACCAGCTACAAAGAAACGTTTTCCAGTTATAGTGCATCTAGTTTGACGTCCCCCAGTAGTTCTCTTTCTTTGGGCACTAAGAAACCTCTGAATTCCCAAAGATTGTCAGTAATCTCTGTGGACTATGACTCTGATTATTTGGACAGTGCCAGGTTAAAGCCCTGGAATAAGAGGGAAAGCAGTATTTGCGACTCTCCATCAGCCCAAAGTTTCACAAAACCACATTTTAGTCTCTCAGAGAAAACAAGCTCTGATGTTAATGATTCTGATCTTTTCTTCTCTGCCAAGAAATCGGAAGATGAGCAACTCAAATCCAAAACCCCAACTCTTGCAATCACCACAGACTTTGAAGCAGATGACTTTGATGTTGACGATTTTGATATAGATGACTTTAATGATTCTGACATCCCTGATTACTTTGATGAACCTCCAACTTCGTCTACGTTCAGTGAAAACCCAAACACTACATGTGCTGCTGTGACAAAAGGAGGACCAAACAAGTCGTCATGGGACAAGAAACCAGTGACTCCTGTTTCTGCTCCAAAACCTCAGAAGATTTATTCACCAG AGCCCAACTTCAAAAACCCAGCTCACGATGTCTTCCGAGGCTTTAACTTCCCTCATTCGCAGGAGATGATGAAGATTTTTCACAAACGATTTGGACTCCATCAGTTCAGATTTAATCAGCTGGAAGCGATTAATGCCAGTTTGCTGGGAGaagatgcatttgttttgatgCCAACAG GAGGGGGTAAAAGTTTGTGCTATCAGCTGCCTGCCTGTCTCTCACCTGGAGTGACTGTTGTTGTTTCTCCGCTTAAGTCGCTTATTGTTGACCAGGTCCAGAAACTCACTGCTCTAGAT ATTCCAGCAACAAGTCTGTCAGGTGATAAAAGTGACAGTGAGGCAGGAAGGATTTATATGCAGCTCTCCCGCAAAGACCCGATCATTAAACTGCTGTATGTCACACCTGAAAAG gTGAGTGCAAGCAACAGGTTGATCTCTGCTCTGCAGAACCTGTATGAGCGAGGCCTTCTAGCCCGCATTGTCATCGATGAGGCACATTGTGTCAGTCAG TGGGGTCATGATTTTCGTCCAGACTACAAGAAGTTGCATGAACTGCGTCAGAAGTTTCCCAACATACCAATGATGGCCTTGACAGCTACCGCCACCCCCCGTGTGCAGAAAGACATCCTCAACCAGCTAAACATGAGTAAACCACAAGT atttaccATGAGTTTCAACAGAACAAACCTCAAGTACGCTGTTTTGCCCAAGAAACCCAAAAAGGTGGACGAGGACTGCATCAGCTGGATCAAGAAGCACTACCCAC GAGACTCTGGCATTGTATACTGCCTGTCTCGTAATGACTGTGATGCCCTGGCAGAGAGTCTGAAGAGAGCAGGGATACAGGCACTGTCGTATCATGCTGGACTGAGCGATGGCGACAGAGAATATGTGCAGAGCAAATGGATCAATCAGGACGGTTGCCAG GTCATTTGTGCCACTATAGCCTTTGGTATGGGTATAGACAAACCTGATGTGCGCTACGTGATCCACGCCAGTCTGCCTAAATCAATGGAGGGTTACTACCAGGAGTCCGGAAGAGCCGGCAGAGATGGAGAGATCTCCCACTGCATTCTATTTTATTCCTATACTGATGTCCACCGCATCAAAAGGATCATTAGCA TGGACCGAGAAGGCGACAAACACACCAAGACGACTCATTTCAACAACCTCCACAGCATGGTGCACTTCTGTGAGAACGTGATGGAGTGCAGAAGGATTCAACTTCTTGCCTACTTTGGAGAGCTGAAGTTCAACAGAAACTTCTGTAAAGACCATCCGGACGTCACCTGTGATAACTGCGCCAAACCCAAT GAATATAAATTGAGGAAGGTGACAGATGATGTGAAGAAGATTGTGAGGTTTGTCCAGGAGAACTGTGAGAAAGTTGGAGCAAGGTTTGGAAAGACACCCCAGCAAAACCGACTGACACTAAACATGCTCGTGGACATATTTATGG GGACTAAATCTGCCAAAATACAAACAGGAATGTTTGGGATGGGATCTGCTTACTCTCGCCACAATGCAGACCGTCTCTTCAAGAAACTGGTTTTAGATAACGTTCTGGTCGAGGATCTCTACATCACCAACAATGGCCAAGCGGTGTCTTACATTTCTGCTGGACCAAAAGCAATGAACATACTGTCTGGTCACATGGAG GTGCAGTTCTATGAGACAGAGAGCGCGTCTAGCATCAGGAAGCAGAGAGCTGCTGTGAAGAGCATCTCCAAGAGAGAGGAAATGGTTCAGAAttgtctgaaggagctgatagATCTGTGCAAGCAACTGGGCAAAGCGTTTGGCCTTCACTATTACAATATCTTCTCCACTGCCACCTTGAAGAAGATATCTG AGAAACTTTCTTCCGATCCGGAGGCTCTTTTACAAATTGATGGAGTGACGGAGGACAAACTGGAGAAGTATGGAGCAGAAGTCATTAAGGTTCTTCAGAAATACTCTGAATGGCAGCTACCTG TGGATGAGCAGACTGAAAGTGCTGGAAATGGCTGGATAGACACAAGACGCTCAGAAGATGACGATATAGAGTCCTCTACCTATTTCAGCAACCAGTCTGCTCAGggacaaaagaggaagaaagctCCGTTCTTCAAGTATTCTAAGAAGATGAAAGCATACGGCAACCAAGGCTATTCCTCTAAAGG TCGTGGCTATAGCTACAATAAATCGTCCTCCGGCTCCAGGGGTGGCTCCCAGAGTTCGGGTCGGGGGTCTACAAGTTCTGCAGCAGGCAAAAGACTAGGATTCCTGTCTGCCCCAACGCCTCAAAGCAACCAGCGGCCATTTTTAAAGCCAACCTACTCTCACATGAGCTAA